From Myxococcales bacterium, a single genomic window includes:
- the gatA gene encoding Asp-tRNA(Asn)/Glu-tRNA(Gln) amidotransferase subunit GatA has translation MDPASAGLAEQRDLLAQGSCSSLELVDSAIERSERFDARLSAVVALRADAARREAGESDARRIAGELRSPLDGLPILLKDNMVQRGELTTCASRILEGYVSPFDSTVVERLQAAGAILLGRTNMDEFAMGSSTENSIYGPARNPWDLERTCGGSSGGSAAAVASGIVAGALGSDTGGSIRQPAGFCGVTGIKPTYGRVSRWGLVAFASSLDQIGCFTRSAADAALLLQIIAGHDARDSTSIPEPVPDYSAGLTGELAGLTVGLPKEYFETSGGDPGVLDCVRSGVAELEAAGAKVVEVTLPHTRYGVSAYYLIATAEASSNLARFDGARYGRRAEGVTELNEMYERSRSEGFGAEVKRRIMLGTYVLSAGYFDAYYKKAQQVRTLLRDDFDAAFSQCDVIATPTSPEIAFPLGAKSHDPVGMFLSDIYTVSANLAGIPGISVPCGAKAGMPVGLQLLGRVLDEQTLLRVADGFQRRTDYHLARPKDFA, from the coding sequence ATGGACCCCGCAAGCGCCGGCCTCGCCGAACAGCGCGACTTGCTCGCCCAGGGAAGTTGCTCCTCCCTCGAACTCGTCGATTCAGCCATCGAACGAAGCGAAAGGTTCGATGCCCGGTTGTCTGCCGTAGTCGCACTGCGGGCCGATGCGGCGCGACGGGAAGCTGGCGAATCCGACGCGCGCCGAATTGCCGGCGAGTTGCGTTCGCCCCTCGATGGCCTGCCAATTTTGCTGAAGGACAACATGGTTCAGCGGGGCGAACTCACGACCTGCGCCTCGCGCATTCTCGAGGGATATGTCTCCCCGTTCGACTCGACGGTCGTCGAACGTCTTCAAGCTGCGGGCGCCATCTTGCTCGGCCGCACGAACATGGACGAGTTCGCCATGGGATCGTCGACGGAAAATTCGATCTACGGTCCCGCGCGAAACCCGTGGGACCTCGAGCGAACCTGCGGAGGTTCTTCGGGAGGTTCGGCAGCAGCCGTGGCCAGTGGCATTGTGGCGGGGGCGCTCGGCAGCGATACCGGCGGATCGATTCGCCAGCCCGCCGGTTTTTGTGGTGTCACCGGCATCAAGCCGACGTATGGACGCGTATCGCGTTGGGGGCTCGTGGCATTTGCCTCCAGCCTGGATCAAATTGGCTGCTTTACACGATCTGCGGCGGACGCTGCGCTGTTGCTGCAGATCATCGCCGGACACGACGCCAGAGACTCGACATCGATTCCCGAACCCGTGCCCGATTACAGCGCCGGGCTCACCGGTGAACTCGCGGGGCTCACGGTCGGACTGCCGAAGGAGTACTTCGAAACCTCGGGCGGCGATCCCGGGGTTCTCGACTGCGTTCGCAGCGGAGTCGCCGAACTCGAGGCCGCCGGGGCGAAGGTCGTCGAAGTCACGCTTCCCCACACGCGCTACGGGGTGTCGGCCTACTACCTGATCGCAACCGCGGAAGCGTCGAGCAACCTCGCGCGCTTCGACGGTGCACGCTACGGCCGCAGGGCCGAGGGCGTGACCGAACTCAATGAAATGTACGAACGCTCGCGCTCTGAAGGCTTCGGAGCTGAAGTCAAGCGCCGCATCATGCTTGGCACATATGTGCTCTCTGCTGGCTACTTCGACGCCTACTACAAAAAGGCGCAGCAAGTGAGAACACTGTTGCGCGATGACTTCGACGCCGCGTTTTCGCAATGCGACGTGATCGCCACTCCGACCAGTCCAGAGATCGCGTTTCCCCTTGGCGCGAAGAGCCATGATCCGGTTGGCATGTTTCTATCCGACATCTATACGGTTTCGGCCAATCTCGCCGGGATTCCGGGGATCTCGGTTCCCTGCGGCGCCAAAGCCGGGATGCCTGTCGGTCTACAACTGCTCGGACGTGTGCTCGACGAACAGACCCTGCTGAGGGTTGCAGACGGTTTCCAGCGTCGAACCGATTATCACCTGGCGCGACCGAAGGATTTCGCATGA
- the gatB gene encoding Asp-tRNA(Asn)/Glu-tRNA(Gln) amidotransferase subunit GatB, giving the protein MSDNLYRGYEVVIGLEVHTHLRTQSKLFSPAPVRYGDEPNVNTHPIDLALPGVLPVLNRAVINLAIRLGLATNSTINHRSVFSRKNYFYPDLPKGYQISQYDEPTVSGGWLEIEVPEPGGKRGAVQKKRIGITRAHLEEDAGKSIHDSALAGTETLVDLNRAGVPLLEIVSEPDLRSAADASAYLKKLRAILRYIGVSDADMEKGQFRCDANVSLRRPGKEFGTRTETKNLNSFAYVEAAIEAEIERQAELLDDGEQVVQATMSFDPGTGRTAVMRLKENADDYRYFDDPDLIPLLISEEEIEAVRKTMPELPDAKRDRFERDHGLSRADATTLIASIALAQFFEDTIAIFNQPKTVANWIMRDVLQFLREKTLDIEDLTLTPQHLAALVSLVDSGRLTVTSGREIFVELAESGGDPEAIMRERGLEAVQDTGLIEGLVTEVISNNPDSVASYREGDAKVLNFLMGQVMKATKGKASPAEVKSILERELQN; this is encoded by the coding sequence ATGAGCGACAACCTCTACCGGGGATACGAAGTCGTGATCGGTCTCGAGGTGCACACGCATCTGCGAACCCAGTCCAAACTCTTCAGCCCGGCGCCGGTTCGCTACGGAGACGAACCCAACGTCAACACCCACCCGATCGATCTCGCGCTACCCGGGGTGCTCCCGGTGCTCAATCGCGCTGTCATCAACCTCGCGATTCGCCTGGGGTTGGCCACCAACAGCACGATCAACCACCGTTCGGTGTTCTCGCGCAAGAACTACTTCTATCCCGATCTTCCAAAGGGCTATCAAATTTCTCAATACGACGAGCCCACGGTGAGTGGCGGTTGGCTCGAAATCGAAGTTCCGGAACCCGGCGGCAAGCGGGGTGCGGTGCAAAAGAAGCGCATCGGCATTACCCGTGCTCACCTCGAAGAAGACGCGGGCAAATCGATCCACGACTCGGCGCTGGCCGGCACCGAGACTCTGGTGGATCTCAATCGCGCGGGGGTCCCGCTGCTCGAAATCGTCTCCGAGCCCGACCTGCGGTCGGCTGCAGACGCCAGCGCGTACCTGAAGAAACTCCGCGCGATCCTGCGCTACATCGGTGTTTCGGACGCTGACATGGAAAAGGGGCAATTTCGCTGCGACGCAAACGTTTCGCTGCGCAGACCGGGCAAAGAGTTCGGCACGCGAACCGAGACCAAGAATCTCAACTCGTTTGCGTACGTCGAAGCCGCAATCGAAGCCGAGATTGAACGACAGGCAGAGTTGCTCGACGACGGTGAACAAGTGGTTCAGGCCACCATGTCGTTCGATCCAGGGACCGGTCGAACCGCCGTGATGCGCTTGAAAGAAAACGCGGACGATTACCGTTACTTCGACGATCCAGATTTGATCCCGCTCTTGATCTCCGAGGAAGAAATTGAAGCCGTGCGCAAAACCATGCCCGAGCTTCCAGACGCGAAACGGGACCGCTTCGAACGCGATCACGGACTCTCGCGAGCGGACGCCACCACCCTGATTGCTTCGATTGCCCTCGCGCAGTTCTTTGAGGACACGATCGCGATTTTCAATCAACCCAAAACCGTGGCGAACTGGATCATGCGCGATGTGCTGCAGTTCCTTCGGGAGAAGACTCTCGACATCGAAGATCTCACTTTGACGCCCCAACACCTCGCGGCGCTGGTGAGTCTGGTCGATTCGGGTCGGCTCACAGTCACAAGCGGCCGAGAAATCTTTGTCGAGCTTGCAGAGTCGGGGGGAGACCCCGAGGCGATCATGCGGGAGCGCGGTCTCGAAGCGGTGCAGGACACCGGATTGATCGAAGGACTGGTAACGGAAGTGATCTCCAACAATCCCGATTCAGTGGCTTCGTATCGCGAAGGCGACGCCAAGGTGTTGAACTTCTTGATGGGCCAGGTCATGAAGGCCACCAAGGGCAAGGCGAGCCCTGCAGAGGTCAAGAGCATTCTCGAACGAGAACTACAAAATTAG
- the mtnA gene encoding S-methyl-5-thioribose-1-phosphate isomerase, giving the protein MTVETQSWFTLRWSDDAVLMLDQRQLPEEEVYLTLRSLEEIAQAIENLVIRGAPAIGCAAAMGIARAAVTSEATRVDALVDDLERASERLARTRPTAVNLFWALGRMSEVWKSSAAESTADRGEQDVERIRAALIQEAQFIHDDDIRTCRAIGSAGLELVPPGSRILTHCNAGALATAGYGTALGLVRAAVEAGRNVSVIADETRPYLQGARLTAWELQRDHVPVTVITDSMSGYLMQQGKIDLVVVGADRIAANGDVANKIGTYAVAVLAKAHQIPFYVAAPVNTVDLATPDGAAIPIEERGRAEVAELAGRTLVPKGVPVRHPAFDITPAELVTAIVTERGIHRPPYSASLAALAI; this is encoded by the coding sequence ATGACGGTTGAGACACAGAGTTGGTTTACATTGCGTTGGAGTGACGACGCGGTGTTGATGCTCGATCAGCGCCAACTCCCAGAAGAAGAGGTCTATCTGACCCTTCGCAGTCTCGAAGAAATCGCGCAGGCGATCGAAAACCTGGTGATTCGCGGGGCGCCGGCGATCGGTTGTGCGGCGGCGATGGGGATTGCCCGGGCCGCGGTCACGAGTGAAGCCACCCGCGTCGATGCCCTGGTAGATGATCTAGAGCGCGCCAGCGAGCGCCTCGCCCGCACCCGCCCAACTGCCGTGAACTTGTTCTGGGCGCTGGGAAGAATGAGCGAAGTCTGGAAGTCGAGCGCCGCCGAAAGTACCGCCGATCGCGGCGAGCAGGATGTCGAACGCATCCGGGCGGCGTTGATTCAGGAAGCCCAATTCATCCATGACGACGACATCAGGACGTGTCGCGCGATCGGAAGCGCGGGACTCGAGTTGGTTCCCCCCGGCAGCAGAATCCTCACCCATTGCAATGCCGGAGCCCTCGCCACTGCGGGTTACGGAACTGCGCTCGGACTCGTGCGTGCGGCGGTCGAGGCCGGTCGCAACGTGAGTGTGATCGCCGACGAAACCCGCCCGTACTTGCAGGGCGCGCGCCTCACCGCCTGGGAACTGCAGCGCGATCATGTTCCCGTCACGGTCATCACCGACAGCATGTCGGGGTATCTCATGCAACAGGGCAAGATCGACCTGGTTGTCGTGGGCGCCGACCGCATCGCCGCCAATGGAGATGTGGCGAACAAGATTGGAACCTACGCGGTGGCGGTCCTGGCGAAGGCTCACCAGATTCCCTTTTACGTTGCCGCGCCGGTCAACACCGTGGACCTGGCGACGCCGGACGGAGCTGCGATTCCAATTGAAGAGCGCGGACGAGCTGAAGTCGCCGAACTTGCGGGTCGCACGCTCGTGCCGAAGGGCGTACCGGTGCGCCACCCGGCGTTCGACATCACCCCGGCGGAGTTGGTGACCGCCATCGTCACCGAACGGGGCATCCATCGCCCCCCGTATTCGGCTTCCCTGGCTGCCCTGGCCATCTGA